Proteins encoded together in one Electrophorus electricus isolate fEleEle1 chromosome 9, fEleEle1.pri, whole genome shotgun sequence window:
- the LOC113583540 gene encoding stimulated by retinoic acid gene 6 protein-like isoform X3 → MVVSQTLEIRVFRCIVFLNTTQHLRTALIAPTVCVQCFSLRQSSTFPWSRTSEISSRTWSPKTIMDEDECNFWARLIFDCSWPSQDNSQAAGHHGRNEERRRKIYRFEERFPYLRGRFGVVVPLDFTGTQRNRWSYAFAFGAAADTMVHLLTGLILPFSAPKWIITFVYLLAALEVGVAYLPFFACLSTPHRCLGGVLGLIYTLMWLTVKAFYYISCWDTLSTQYESFGFSTHYEWVYAWPSILCLGLLIGQFGFMIVKNCQQKLNNQWEKEILVQSHQFQYVQTLLRRSEGLMKKSWFRRKVYDWDPYFKFPNRMIGTAVISLIGLYLFILTEQILSSKGIFWVSRSASGKHLNYFANTWYVTTSLAALSSVAHISHVLVCYRKHIKRLWAGNRSFLPEKYRTLNSAVSMAALARYPGCQIAFVLWGYLIVHFVLFIFGMVLVYLVIWKIELNGFLQWLKDLVIFLSNFIIMMGLLMMQVLLVRFFFLQDKLSPEDQQKPLALNNRKAFHNFNYFFFFYNVILGVGSCVLRLFANSFVGLLLVSRIDRTIMPRGYELMDKGYHTWIGMIMADHYHSNPITVCFCHLLLMRTLERERESDLWPCFNSTSGSPVVGRARARWLLVYTLLRNPKLVLLRNRQKCNHDNQEELLQ, encoded by the exons GGATGAAGACGAATGTAACTTTTGGGCTAGGCTAATTTTTGACTGCTCGTGGCCCTCG CAGGACAACAGCCAGGCTGCAGGACACCACGG GAGAAATGAAg AGCGCAGGAGGAAGATTTACCGTTTCGAGGAGCGTTTCCCATACCTCCGTGGCCGGTTTGGGGTTGTCGT GCCCTTGGACTTCACTGGTACACAGAGAAACCGATGGTCATACGCATTTGCCTTCGGAGCTGCAGCGGACACGATGGTCCATCTGTTGACTGGATTAATTCTTCCATTTTCAGCCCCCAAATGGATTATAA CTTTTGTGTACTTGCTGGCTGCACTGGAGGTGGGCGTGGCTTATCTGCCCTTCTTCGCCTGTCTGTCAACACCACACAGATGTCTGGGAGGAGTTTTGGGTCTGATCTACACACTCatgtg GTTGACAGTGAAAGCCTTTTATTACATCAGCTGTTGGGACACACTTAGCACCCAATATGAGAGCTTTGGGTTTTCCACGCATTACGAGTGG GTATACGCATGGCCAAGCATCCTGTGTTTGGGTCTCCTCATTGGCCAGTTTGGATTCATGATAGTGAAGAACTGCCAACAGAAACTCAACAATCAg tGGGAGAAGGAGATACTTGTTCAGTCTCATCAGTTCCAGTATGtacaaacactactgagacgatCTGaagg GTTGATGAAGAAGAGCTGGTTCAGGAGGAAAGTGTATGACTGGGATCCTTATTTCAAATTTCCCAACAGGATGATCGGCACGGCCGTCATCTCCCTCATCGGACTctacttg TTTATTTTAACCGAGCAGATTCTGTCCTCTAAAGGGATCTTCTGGGTCTCCCGCAGTGCATCTGGCAAACACCTGAATTATTTTGCAA atACCTGGTACGTCACCACGTCTCTGGCCGCATTGTCGTCCGTGGCTCATATCAGCCATGTGCTGGTGTGTTACAG GAAGCACATCAAGAGGCTGTGGGCTGGAAACAGGAGCTTCTTGCCGGAAAAGTACCGCACGCTGAACTCTGCTGTTAGCatg GCTGCTCTTGCAAGGTACCCTGGCTGTCAGATTGCCTTCGTGCTGTGGG GTTATCTGATTGTGCACtttgtgctgtttatttttgggaTGGTGTTGGTTTATCTGGTTATTTGGAAAATCGAATTAAATGGATTTCTGCAATGGCTGAAAGACCTGGTCATTTTTCT GTCGAATTTCATCATCATGATGGGGCTGTTGATGATGCAGGTCCTGCTGGTTCGATTTTTCTTCCTGCAGGACAAACTGTCACCTGAGGACCAGCAGAAGCCCCTGGCTCTCAACAACAG GAAAGCTTTCCACAACTTTAattacttcttcttcttctacaaCGTGATCTTGGGTGTGGGGAGTTGCGTCTTACGACTGTTCGCCAACAGCTTCGTGGGTTTGCTGTTGGTGTCACGCATCGACAGGACCATCATGCCACGTGGCTACGAGCTCATGGACAAGG gcTACCATACATGGATAGGGATGATAATGGCAGATCATTACCACAGCAACCCTATTACGGTTTGTTTCTGCCACCTGTTGCTCATGCGGactttggagagagagagagaatctgatCTTTGGCCCTGCTTTAACAGTACCTCAG GCAGTCCAGTAGTGGGCAGAGCGCGCGCTCGCTGGCTTCTCGTCTACACTCTGCTGAGGAACCCCAAACTCGTCCTACTGAGGAACAGACAAAAATGCAACCATGACAACCAGGAAGAGTTGTTGCAGTAG
- the LOC113583540 gene encoding stimulated by retinoic acid gene 6 protein-like isoform X5: protein MVVSQTLEIRVFRCIVFLNTTQHLRTALIAPTVCVQCFSLRQSSTFPWSRTSEISSRTWSPKTIMDEDECNFWARLIFDCSWPSQDNSQAAGHHGRNEGVCLYLPKHFLHGCLLPSVCIVVLLSFVERRRKIYRFEERFPYLRGRFGVVVPLDFTGTQRNRWSYAFAFGAAADTMVHLLTGLILPFSAPKWIITFVYLLAALEVGVAYLPFFACLSTPHRCLGGVLGLIYTLMWLTVKAFYYISCWDTLSTQYESFGFSTHYEWVYAWPSILCLGLLIGQFGFMIVKNCQQKLNNQWEKEILVQSHQFQYVQTLLRRSEGLMKKSWFRRKVYDWDPYFKFPNRMIGTAVISLIGLYLFILTEQILSSKGIFWVSRSASGKHLNYFANTWYVTTSLAALSSVAHISHVLVCYRKHIKRLWAGNRSFLPEKYRTLNSAVSMAALARYPGCQIAFVLWDLVIFLSNFIIMMGLLMMQVLLVRFFFLQDKLSPEDQQKPLALNNRKAFHNFNYFFFFYNVILGVGSCVLRLFANSFVGLLLVSRIDRTIMPRGYELMDKGYHTWIGMIMADHYHSNPITVCFCHLLLMRTLERERESDLWPCFNSTSGSPVVGRARARWLLVYTLLRNPKLVLLRNRQKCNHDNQEELLQ from the exons GGATGAAGACGAATGTAACTTTTGGGCTAGGCTAATTTTTGACTGCTCGTGGCCCTCG CAGGACAACAGCCAGGCTGCAGGACACCACGG GAGAAATGAAggtgtatgtctgtatttacCAAAGCACTTTCTACATGGGTGTCTCTTGCCTtct gtgtGTATTGTAGTGCTGTTGTCATTTGTAGAGCGCAGGAGGAAGATTTACCGTTTCGAGGAGCGTTTCCCATACCTCCGTGGCCGGTTTGGGGTTGTCGT GCCCTTGGACTTCACTGGTACACAGAGAAACCGATGGTCATACGCATTTGCCTTCGGAGCTGCAGCGGACACGATGGTCCATCTGTTGACTGGATTAATTCTTCCATTTTCAGCCCCCAAATGGATTATAA CTTTTGTGTACTTGCTGGCTGCACTGGAGGTGGGCGTGGCTTATCTGCCCTTCTTCGCCTGTCTGTCAACACCACACAGATGTCTGGGAGGAGTTTTGGGTCTGATCTACACACTCatgtg GTTGACAGTGAAAGCCTTTTATTACATCAGCTGTTGGGACACACTTAGCACCCAATATGAGAGCTTTGGGTTTTCCACGCATTACGAGTGG GTATACGCATGGCCAAGCATCCTGTGTTTGGGTCTCCTCATTGGCCAGTTTGGATTCATGATAGTGAAGAACTGCCAACAGAAACTCAACAATCAg tGGGAGAAGGAGATACTTGTTCAGTCTCATCAGTTCCAGTATGtacaaacactactgagacgatCTGaagg GTTGATGAAGAAGAGCTGGTTCAGGAGGAAAGTGTATGACTGGGATCCTTATTTCAAATTTCCCAACAGGATGATCGGCACGGCCGTCATCTCCCTCATCGGACTctacttg TTTATTTTAACCGAGCAGATTCTGTCCTCTAAAGGGATCTTCTGGGTCTCCCGCAGTGCATCTGGCAAACACCTGAATTATTTTGCAA atACCTGGTACGTCACCACGTCTCTGGCCGCATTGTCGTCCGTGGCTCATATCAGCCATGTGCTGGTGTGTTACAG GAAGCACATCAAGAGGCTGTGGGCTGGAAACAGGAGCTTCTTGCCGGAAAAGTACCGCACGCTGAACTCTGCTGTTAGCatg GCTGCTCTTGCAAGGTACCCTGGCTGTCAGATTGCCTTCGTGCTGTGGG ACCTGGTCATTTTTCT GTCGAATTTCATCATCATGATGGGGCTGTTGATGATGCAGGTCCTGCTGGTTCGATTTTTCTTCCTGCAGGACAAACTGTCACCTGAGGACCAGCAGAAGCCCCTGGCTCTCAACAACAG GAAAGCTTTCCACAACTTTAattacttcttcttcttctacaaCGTGATCTTGGGTGTGGGGAGTTGCGTCTTACGACTGTTCGCCAACAGCTTCGTGGGTTTGCTGTTGGTGTCACGCATCGACAGGACCATCATGCCACGTGGCTACGAGCTCATGGACAAGG gcTACCATACATGGATAGGGATGATAATGGCAGATCATTACCACAGCAACCCTATTACGGTTTGTTTCTGCCACCTGTTGCTCATGCGGactttggagagagagagagaatctgatCTTTGGCCCTGCTTTAACAGTACCTCAG GCAGTCCAGTAGTGGGCAGAGCGCGCGCTCGCTGGCTTCTCGTCTACACTCTGCTGAGGAACCCCAAACTCGTCCTACTGAGGAACAGACAAAAATGCAACCATGACAACCAGGAAGAGTTGTTGCAGTAG
- the LOC113583540 gene encoding stimulated by retinoic acid gene 6 protein-like isoform X4: MVVSQTLEIRVFRCIVFLNTTQHLRTALIAPTVCVQCFSLRQSSTFPWSRTSEISSRTWSPKTIMDEDECNFWARLIFDCSWPSDNSQAAGHHGRNEERRRKIYRFEERFPYLRGRFGVVVPLDFTGTQRNRWSYAFAFGAAADTMVHLLTGLILPFSAPKWIITFVYLLAALEVGVAYLPFFACLSTPHRCLGGVLGLIYTLMWLTVKAFYYISCWDTLSTQYESFGFSTHYEWVYAWPSILCLGLLIGQFGFMIVKNCQQKLNNQWEKEILVQSHQFQYVQTLLRRSEGLMKKSWFRRKVYDWDPYFKFPNRMIGTAVISLIGLYLFILTEQILSSKGIFWVSRSASGKHLNYFANTWYVTTSLAALSSVAHISHVLVCYRKHIKRLWAGNRSFLPEKYRTLNSAVSMAALARYPGCQIAFVLWGYLIVHFVLFIFGMVLVYLVIWKIELNGFLQWLKDLVIFLSNFIIMMGLLMMQVLLVRFFFLQDKLSPEDQQKPLALNNRKAFHNFNYFFFFYNVILGVGSCVLRLFANSFVGLLLVSRIDRTIMPRGYELMDKGYHTWIGMIMADHYHSNPITVCFCHLLLMRTLERERESDLWPCFNSTSGSPVVGRARARWLLVYTLLRNPKLVLLRNRQKCNHDNQEELLQ; encoded by the exons GGATGAAGACGAATGTAACTTTTGGGCTAGGCTAATTTTTGACTGCTCGTGGCCCTCG GACAACAGCCAGGCTGCAGGACACCACGG GAGAAATGAAg AGCGCAGGAGGAAGATTTACCGTTTCGAGGAGCGTTTCCCATACCTCCGTGGCCGGTTTGGGGTTGTCGT GCCCTTGGACTTCACTGGTACACAGAGAAACCGATGGTCATACGCATTTGCCTTCGGAGCTGCAGCGGACACGATGGTCCATCTGTTGACTGGATTAATTCTTCCATTTTCAGCCCCCAAATGGATTATAA CTTTTGTGTACTTGCTGGCTGCACTGGAGGTGGGCGTGGCTTATCTGCCCTTCTTCGCCTGTCTGTCAACACCACACAGATGTCTGGGAGGAGTTTTGGGTCTGATCTACACACTCatgtg GTTGACAGTGAAAGCCTTTTATTACATCAGCTGTTGGGACACACTTAGCACCCAATATGAGAGCTTTGGGTTTTCCACGCATTACGAGTGG GTATACGCATGGCCAAGCATCCTGTGTTTGGGTCTCCTCATTGGCCAGTTTGGATTCATGATAGTGAAGAACTGCCAACAGAAACTCAACAATCAg tGGGAGAAGGAGATACTTGTTCAGTCTCATCAGTTCCAGTATGtacaaacactactgagacgatCTGaagg GTTGATGAAGAAGAGCTGGTTCAGGAGGAAAGTGTATGACTGGGATCCTTATTTCAAATTTCCCAACAGGATGATCGGCACGGCCGTCATCTCCCTCATCGGACTctacttg TTTATTTTAACCGAGCAGATTCTGTCCTCTAAAGGGATCTTCTGGGTCTCCCGCAGTGCATCTGGCAAACACCTGAATTATTTTGCAA atACCTGGTACGTCACCACGTCTCTGGCCGCATTGTCGTCCGTGGCTCATATCAGCCATGTGCTGGTGTGTTACAG GAAGCACATCAAGAGGCTGTGGGCTGGAAACAGGAGCTTCTTGCCGGAAAAGTACCGCACGCTGAACTCTGCTGTTAGCatg GCTGCTCTTGCAAGGTACCCTGGCTGTCAGATTGCCTTCGTGCTGTGGG GTTATCTGATTGTGCACtttgtgctgtttatttttgggaTGGTGTTGGTTTATCTGGTTATTTGGAAAATCGAATTAAATGGATTTCTGCAATGGCTGAAAGACCTGGTCATTTTTCT GTCGAATTTCATCATCATGATGGGGCTGTTGATGATGCAGGTCCTGCTGGTTCGATTTTTCTTCCTGCAGGACAAACTGTCACCTGAGGACCAGCAGAAGCCCCTGGCTCTCAACAACAG GAAAGCTTTCCACAACTTTAattacttcttcttcttctacaaCGTGATCTTGGGTGTGGGGAGTTGCGTCTTACGACTGTTCGCCAACAGCTTCGTGGGTTTGCTGTTGGTGTCACGCATCGACAGGACCATCATGCCACGTGGCTACGAGCTCATGGACAAGG gcTACCATACATGGATAGGGATGATAATGGCAGATCATTACCACAGCAACCCTATTACGGTTTGTTTCTGCCACCTGTTGCTCATGCGGactttggagagagagagagaatctgatCTTTGGCCCTGCTTTAACAGTACCTCAG GCAGTCCAGTAGTGGGCAGAGCGCGCGCTCGCTGGCTTCTCGTCTACACTCTGCTGAGGAACCCCAAACTCGTCCTACTGAGGAACAGACAAAAATGCAACCATGACAACCAGGAAGAGTTGTTGCAGTAG
- the LOC113583540 gene encoding stimulated by retinoic acid gene 6 protein-like isoform X1 — translation MVVSQTLEIRVFRCIVFLNTTQHLRTALIAPTVCVQCFSLRQSSTFPWSRTSEISSRTWSPKTIMDEDECNFWARLIFDCSWPSQDNSQAAGHHGRNEGVCLYLPKHFLHGCLLPSVCIVVLLSFVERRRKIYRFEERFPYLRGRFGVVVPLDFTGTQRNRWSYAFAFGAAADTMVHLLTGLILPFSAPKWIITFVYLLAALEVGVAYLPFFACLSTPHRCLGGVLGLIYTLMWLTVKAFYYISCWDTLSTQYESFGFSTHYEWVYAWPSILCLGLLIGQFGFMIVKNCQQKLNNQWEKEILVQSHQFQYVQTLLRRSEGLMKKSWFRRKVYDWDPYFKFPNRMIGTAVISLIGLYLFILTEQILSSKGIFWVSRSASGKHLNYFANTWYVTTSLAALSSVAHISHVLVCYRKHIKRLWAGNRSFLPEKYRTLNSAVSMAALARYPGCQIAFVLWGYLIVHFVLFIFGMVLVYLVIWKIELNGFLQWLKDLVIFLSNFIIMMGLLMMQVLLVRFFFLQDKLSPEDQQKPLALNNRKAFHNFNYFFFFYNVILGVGSCVLRLFANSFVGLLLVSRIDRTIMPRGYELMDKGYHTWIGMIMADHYHSNPITVCFCHLLLMRTLERERESDLWPCFNSTSGSPVVGRARARWLLVYTLLRNPKLVLLRNRQKCNHDNQEELLQ, via the exons GGATGAAGACGAATGTAACTTTTGGGCTAGGCTAATTTTTGACTGCTCGTGGCCCTCG CAGGACAACAGCCAGGCTGCAGGACACCACGG GAGAAATGAAggtgtatgtctgtatttacCAAAGCACTTTCTACATGGGTGTCTCTTGCCTtct gtgtGTATTGTAGTGCTGTTGTCATTTGTAGAGCGCAGGAGGAAGATTTACCGTTTCGAGGAGCGTTTCCCATACCTCCGTGGCCGGTTTGGGGTTGTCGT GCCCTTGGACTTCACTGGTACACAGAGAAACCGATGGTCATACGCATTTGCCTTCGGAGCTGCAGCGGACACGATGGTCCATCTGTTGACTGGATTAATTCTTCCATTTTCAGCCCCCAAATGGATTATAA CTTTTGTGTACTTGCTGGCTGCACTGGAGGTGGGCGTGGCTTATCTGCCCTTCTTCGCCTGTCTGTCAACACCACACAGATGTCTGGGAGGAGTTTTGGGTCTGATCTACACACTCatgtg GTTGACAGTGAAAGCCTTTTATTACATCAGCTGTTGGGACACACTTAGCACCCAATATGAGAGCTTTGGGTTTTCCACGCATTACGAGTGG GTATACGCATGGCCAAGCATCCTGTGTTTGGGTCTCCTCATTGGCCAGTTTGGATTCATGATAGTGAAGAACTGCCAACAGAAACTCAACAATCAg tGGGAGAAGGAGATACTTGTTCAGTCTCATCAGTTCCAGTATGtacaaacactactgagacgatCTGaagg GTTGATGAAGAAGAGCTGGTTCAGGAGGAAAGTGTATGACTGGGATCCTTATTTCAAATTTCCCAACAGGATGATCGGCACGGCCGTCATCTCCCTCATCGGACTctacttg TTTATTTTAACCGAGCAGATTCTGTCCTCTAAAGGGATCTTCTGGGTCTCCCGCAGTGCATCTGGCAAACACCTGAATTATTTTGCAA atACCTGGTACGTCACCACGTCTCTGGCCGCATTGTCGTCCGTGGCTCATATCAGCCATGTGCTGGTGTGTTACAG GAAGCACATCAAGAGGCTGTGGGCTGGAAACAGGAGCTTCTTGCCGGAAAAGTACCGCACGCTGAACTCTGCTGTTAGCatg GCTGCTCTTGCAAGGTACCCTGGCTGTCAGATTGCCTTCGTGCTGTGGG GTTATCTGATTGTGCACtttgtgctgtttatttttgggaTGGTGTTGGTTTATCTGGTTATTTGGAAAATCGAATTAAATGGATTTCTGCAATGGCTGAAAGACCTGGTCATTTTTCT GTCGAATTTCATCATCATGATGGGGCTGTTGATGATGCAGGTCCTGCTGGTTCGATTTTTCTTCCTGCAGGACAAACTGTCACCTGAGGACCAGCAGAAGCCCCTGGCTCTCAACAACAG GAAAGCTTTCCACAACTTTAattacttcttcttcttctacaaCGTGATCTTGGGTGTGGGGAGTTGCGTCTTACGACTGTTCGCCAACAGCTTCGTGGGTTTGCTGTTGGTGTCACGCATCGACAGGACCATCATGCCACGTGGCTACGAGCTCATGGACAAGG gcTACCATACATGGATAGGGATGATAATGGCAGATCATTACCACAGCAACCCTATTACGGTTTGTTTCTGCCACCTGTTGCTCATGCGGactttggagagagagagagaatctgatCTTTGGCCCTGCTTTAACAGTACCTCAG GCAGTCCAGTAGTGGGCAGAGCGCGCGCTCGCTGGCTTCTCGTCTACACTCTGCTGAGGAACCCCAAACTCGTCCTACTGAGGAACAGACAAAAATGCAACCATGACAACCAGGAAGAGTTGTTGCAGTAG
- the LOC113583540 gene encoding stimulated by retinoic acid gene 6 protein-like isoform X2, translating to MVVSQTLEIRVFRCIVFLNTTQHLRTALIAPTVCVQCFSLRQSSTFPWSRTSEISSRTWSPKTIMDEDECNFWARLIFDCSWPSDNSQAAGHHGRNEGVCLYLPKHFLHGCLLPSVCIVVLLSFVERRRKIYRFEERFPYLRGRFGVVVPLDFTGTQRNRWSYAFAFGAAADTMVHLLTGLILPFSAPKWIITFVYLLAALEVGVAYLPFFACLSTPHRCLGGVLGLIYTLMWLTVKAFYYISCWDTLSTQYESFGFSTHYEWVYAWPSILCLGLLIGQFGFMIVKNCQQKLNNQWEKEILVQSHQFQYVQTLLRRSEGLMKKSWFRRKVYDWDPYFKFPNRMIGTAVISLIGLYLFILTEQILSSKGIFWVSRSASGKHLNYFANTWYVTTSLAALSSVAHISHVLVCYRKHIKRLWAGNRSFLPEKYRTLNSAVSMAALARYPGCQIAFVLWGYLIVHFVLFIFGMVLVYLVIWKIELNGFLQWLKDLVIFLSNFIIMMGLLMMQVLLVRFFFLQDKLSPEDQQKPLALNNRKAFHNFNYFFFFYNVILGVGSCVLRLFANSFVGLLLVSRIDRTIMPRGYELMDKGYHTWIGMIMADHYHSNPITVCFCHLLLMRTLERERESDLWPCFNSTSGSPVVGRARARWLLVYTLLRNPKLVLLRNRQKCNHDNQEELLQ from the exons GGATGAAGACGAATGTAACTTTTGGGCTAGGCTAATTTTTGACTGCTCGTGGCCCTCG GACAACAGCCAGGCTGCAGGACACCACGG GAGAAATGAAggtgtatgtctgtatttacCAAAGCACTTTCTACATGGGTGTCTCTTGCCTtct gtgtGTATTGTAGTGCTGTTGTCATTTGTAGAGCGCAGGAGGAAGATTTACCGTTTCGAGGAGCGTTTCCCATACCTCCGTGGCCGGTTTGGGGTTGTCGT GCCCTTGGACTTCACTGGTACACAGAGAAACCGATGGTCATACGCATTTGCCTTCGGAGCTGCAGCGGACACGATGGTCCATCTGTTGACTGGATTAATTCTTCCATTTTCAGCCCCCAAATGGATTATAA CTTTTGTGTACTTGCTGGCTGCACTGGAGGTGGGCGTGGCTTATCTGCCCTTCTTCGCCTGTCTGTCAACACCACACAGATGTCTGGGAGGAGTTTTGGGTCTGATCTACACACTCatgtg GTTGACAGTGAAAGCCTTTTATTACATCAGCTGTTGGGACACACTTAGCACCCAATATGAGAGCTTTGGGTTTTCCACGCATTACGAGTGG GTATACGCATGGCCAAGCATCCTGTGTTTGGGTCTCCTCATTGGCCAGTTTGGATTCATGATAGTGAAGAACTGCCAACAGAAACTCAACAATCAg tGGGAGAAGGAGATACTTGTTCAGTCTCATCAGTTCCAGTATGtacaaacactactgagacgatCTGaagg GTTGATGAAGAAGAGCTGGTTCAGGAGGAAAGTGTATGACTGGGATCCTTATTTCAAATTTCCCAACAGGATGATCGGCACGGCCGTCATCTCCCTCATCGGACTctacttg TTTATTTTAACCGAGCAGATTCTGTCCTCTAAAGGGATCTTCTGGGTCTCCCGCAGTGCATCTGGCAAACACCTGAATTATTTTGCAA atACCTGGTACGTCACCACGTCTCTGGCCGCATTGTCGTCCGTGGCTCATATCAGCCATGTGCTGGTGTGTTACAG GAAGCACATCAAGAGGCTGTGGGCTGGAAACAGGAGCTTCTTGCCGGAAAAGTACCGCACGCTGAACTCTGCTGTTAGCatg GCTGCTCTTGCAAGGTACCCTGGCTGTCAGATTGCCTTCGTGCTGTGGG GTTATCTGATTGTGCACtttgtgctgtttatttttgggaTGGTGTTGGTTTATCTGGTTATTTGGAAAATCGAATTAAATGGATTTCTGCAATGGCTGAAAGACCTGGTCATTTTTCT GTCGAATTTCATCATCATGATGGGGCTGTTGATGATGCAGGTCCTGCTGGTTCGATTTTTCTTCCTGCAGGACAAACTGTCACCTGAGGACCAGCAGAAGCCCCTGGCTCTCAACAACAG GAAAGCTTTCCACAACTTTAattacttcttcttcttctacaaCGTGATCTTGGGTGTGGGGAGTTGCGTCTTACGACTGTTCGCCAACAGCTTCGTGGGTTTGCTGTTGGTGTCACGCATCGACAGGACCATCATGCCACGTGGCTACGAGCTCATGGACAAGG gcTACCATACATGGATAGGGATGATAATGGCAGATCATTACCACAGCAACCCTATTACGGTTTGTTTCTGCCACCTGTTGCTCATGCGGactttggagagagagagagaatctgatCTTTGGCCCTGCTTTAACAGTACCTCAG GCAGTCCAGTAGTGGGCAGAGCGCGCGCTCGCTGGCTTCTCGTCTACACTCTGCTGAGGAACCCCAAACTCGTCCTACTGAGGAACAGACAAAAATGCAACCATGACAACCAGGAAGAGTTGTTGCAGTAG